A genome region from Streptomyces pratensis includes the following:
- a CDS encoding FHA domain-containing protein, translated as MGRGVPELVLELNGRTWALDPSRSYTLGRDPQGDLMIDDARVSWRHATVSWNGRGWSVEDHGSTNGTYVQGRRVQQAEIAPGTSFHLGNATDGPRVSLTAAPGAGVQGGQAAGARQAPAPHVQQAPAPHVPHAQQAPVQQPQQHAAGGWPGGPAQQQAAWQQAPQAQQPQVPHQQGHAGPPGAGGHGGAAGAPPVYGDRSPTTFHQLDLGRVMRIGRALENELVVSDLQVSRLHAEFRATPDGRFEIRDLGSHNGTYVNGQPLNKSGSALIGPNDIVGVGHSTFRLVGDRLEEFVDTGEVSFSARHLTVTVDGGKDILKDVSFGVPEKSLIAVIGPSGSGKSTLLKALTGYRPANQGDVLYDNRNLYKQFAELRQRIGLVPQDDILHKELTVTRALRYAAKLRFPADTTEAERTARIHEVLAELKLDIHKDKKITSLSGGQRKRVSVALELLTKPSLIFLDEPTSGLDPGMDRDVMQLLRGLADDGRTVLVVTHSVAELAICDKLLVMAPGGSVAYFGPPEEALNFFGYTSWADVFSAFENYREYDWAGRWRGSQHYQMYAADIDAVAAQPVHMPPPQQIRPPKPSGWVAQLWTLMRRYVSVIASDKGFLLLMVLLPAVLGVVSVVIPAEFGLAEPDPPSRFNGKAGTIMLILAVGMCFAAAANSVRELIKERVIYERERATGLSRSAYLLSKVIVLGVITAFQGVIICGIGFSTRKLPEEGLFMPPAVEICLSIIVLGFTSMMFGLMISALVKTAEKTMPLLVMFAIVQVVFTGVLFQVYGSPGLEQFAWLMPSRWAVAAAGTTLDLAHLMPPWDPKNPTDLDPLWEHSAGQWGINITVMLVMSAVLFVAVSRMLRRHEPEVMRK; from the coding sequence GTGGGGCGCGGAGTGCCGGAACTCGTACTGGAATTGAATGGAAGGACCTGGGCGCTCGATCCGTCCAGGTCGTACACCCTCGGGCGCGATCCGCAGGGTGACCTGATGATCGACGACGCCAGGGTCTCGTGGCGGCATGCCACGGTCAGCTGGAACGGGCGCGGCTGGTCCGTCGAGGACCACGGCAGCACCAACGGCACCTATGTGCAGGGCCGTCGTGTCCAGCAGGCGGAGATCGCCCCGGGTACGTCGTTCCACCTGGGCAACGCCACGGACGGGCCGCGGGTGAGCCTCACCGCCGCGCCGGGTGCCGGCGTCCAGGGCGGGCAGGCGGCGGGAGCGCGGCAGGCGCCCGCACCTCACGTCCAGCAGGCGCCCGCACCGCATGTGCCGCATGCCCAGCAGGCTCCGGTGCAGCAGCCGCAGCAGCACGCCGCCGGCGGCTGGCCCGGCGGGCCCGCGCAGCAGCAGGCGGCCTGGCAGCAGGCACCGCAGGCGCAGCAGCCTCAGGTCCCGCACCAGCAGGGCCACGCCGGCCCGCCCGGAGCAGGCGGCCACGGTGGCGCGGCAGGGGCACCGCCGGTGTACGGCGACCGCAGCCCGACCACCTTCCACCAGCTGGACCTCGGCCGCGTCATGCGCATCGGCCGTGCGCTGGAGAACGAGCTGGTTGTCTCCGACCTGCAGGTCTCGCGCCTGCACGCCGAATTCCGGGCGACGCCCGACGGACGCTTCGAGATCCGGGACCTCGGGTCGCACAACGGCACGTACGTCAACGGCCAGCCGCTCAACAAGTCCGGCTCCGCCCTCATCGGGCCGAACGACATCGTCGGTGTCGGTCACTCGACCTTCAGGCTGGTCGGGGACCGGCTGGAAGAGTTCGTCGACACAGGTGAGGTCTCCTTCTCCGCCCGCCACCTCACGGTGACGGTCGACGGCGGCAAGGACATCCTCAAGGACGTCTCCTTCGGCGTCCCCGAGAAGTCGCTGATCGCCGTCATCGGCCCGTCCGGCTCCGGCAAGTCCACCCTGCTCAAGGCGCTCACCGGCTACCGGCCCGCCAACCAGGGCGACGTCCTCTACGACAACCGGAACCTGTACAAGCAGTTCGCCGAGCTGCGGCAGCGCATCGGCCTGGTCCCGCAGGACGACATCCTGCACAAGGAACTCACGGTCACCAGGGCCCTGCGTTACGCGGCCAAGCTGCGTTTCCCCGCGGACACCACCGAGGCCGAGCGCACCGCCCGGATCCACGAGGTCCTCGCCGAGCTCAAGCTCGACATCCACAAGGACAAGAAGATCACCTCGCTCTCCGGCGGCCAGCGCAAGCGCGTCTCGGTCGCCCTGGAGCTGCTCACCAAGCCGTCGCTGATCTTCCTGGACGAGCCGACCTCGGGCCTCGACCCGGGCATGGACCGCGATGTCATGCAGCTGCTGCGCGGTCTCGCCGACGACGGCCGTACGGTCCTGGTGGTCACGCACTCCGTGGCCGAGCTGGCCATCTGCGACAAGCTCCTGGTGATGGCTCCCGGCGGATCCGTCGCCTACTTCGGGCCCCCCGAGGAGGCCCTGAACTTCTTCGGCTACACCAGCTGGGCCGACGTCTTCTCCGCGTTCGAGAACTACCGCGAATACGACTGGGCGGGCCGCTGGCGCGGATCGCAGCACTACCAGATGTACGCCGCGGACATCGACGCGGTCGCCGCGCAGCCCGTGCACATGCCTCCGCCGCAGCAGATCCGGCCGCCGAAGCCCTCCGGCTGGGTGGCCCAGCTGTGGACGCTGATGCGCCGCTACGTCTCGGTGATCGCGTCCGACAAGGGGTTCCTGCTCCTGATGGTGCTCCTGCCGGCCGTGCTCGGAGTGGTGAGCGTGGTCATCCCCGCGGAGTTCGGCCTGGCGGAGCCCGATCCGCCCTCCCGGTTCAACGGCAAGGCCGGAACGATCATGCTGATCCTGGCGGTCGGCATGTGCTTCGCCGCCGCCGCCAACTCCGTACGAGAACTGATCAAGGAACGGGTGATCTACGAGCGGGAACGGGCCACCGGTCTCTCCCGCTCCGCCTATCTGCTGTCCAAGGTGATCGTCCTCGGCGTGATCACGGCCTTCCAGGGCGTGATCATCTGCGGGATCGGCTTCTCCACCCGGAAGCTGCCGGAGGAGGGCCTGTTCATGCCTCCCGCCGTCGAGATCTGCCTGTCGATCATCGTGCTCGGCTTCACCTCGATGATGTTCGGCCTGATGATCTCCGCGCTGGTGAAGACCGCCGAGAAGACGATGCCGCTGCTCGTCATGTTCGCCATCGTCCAGGTCGTCTTCACCGGTGTGCTCTTCCAGGTCTACGGTTCGCCGGGCCTGGAGCAGTTCGCCTGGCTGATGCCGTCGCGCTGGGCGGTCGCCGCGGCCGGTACGACGCTGGACCTCGCCCACCTCATGCCGCCGTGGGACCCGAAGAACCCGACCGACCTGGACCCGCTGTGGGAGCACTCGGCCGGCCAGTGGGGCATCAACATCACGGTGATGCTCGTCATGAGCGCCGTCCTCTTCGTCGCGGTCTCACGGATGCTGCGCCGCCATGAGCCCGAGGTGATGCGCAAGTAA
- the serB gene encoding phosphoserine phosphatase SerB, which yields MSASQPPRSPRSPEPSEAPRGTDTPTLLVKIFGKDRPGITAGLFDTLAAYAVDVVDIEQVVTRGRIVLCALVTSPAPGDTTEGDLRATVHSWAESLKLQAEIISGTGDNRPRGSGRSHVTVLGHPLTAESTAVIAARITSTGGNIDRIFRLAKYPVTAVEFAVSGTGTEELRTALATEAAGIGVDIAVVSAGLSRRAQRLVVMDVDSTLIQDEVIELFAAHAGCESEVAAVTEQAMRGELDFEQSLHARVALLAGLDVSVVEKVRAEVRLTPGARTLIRTLKRLGYQVGVVSGGFTQVTDDLKERLGLDFASANTLEVVDGKLTGRVVGDIVDRAGKARLLRSFAEQAGVPLAQTVAIGDGANDLDMLNTAGLGVAFNAKPVVRRAAHTAVNVPFLDTVLYLLGITREEVEAADGLVD from the coding sequence ATGAGCGCATCTCAGCCACCTCGGTCACCCCGGTCTCCTGAGCCCTCCGAAGCCCCTCGGGGCACAGACACCCCCACGCTTCTCGTCAAGATCTTCGGGAAGGACCGGCCGGGTATCACCGCCGGGCTTTTCGACACCCTGGCCGCCTACGCCGTCGACGTCGTGGACATCGAGCAGGTCGTCACCCGTGGCCGCATCGTGCTGTGCGCCCTGGTGACCTCGCCGGCCCCGGGTGATACGACCGAGGGCGACCTCCGGGCCACCGTGCACAGCTGGGCGGAGTCCCTGAAGCTGCAGGCCGAGATCATCTCGGGCACGGGCGACAACCGCCCCCGCGGCTCCGGCCGTTCCCATGTGACCGTGCTGGGGCACCCGCTGACCGCGGAATCCACGGCGGTCATAGCGGCCAGGATCACCTCCACCGGCGGCAACATCGACAGGATCTTCCGCCTGGCGAAGTACCCCGTCACCGCCGTCGAGTTCGCGGTGTCCGGCACCGGGACCGAGGAGCTGCGGACGGCTCTCGCGACGGAGGCCGCGGGCATCGGCGTCGACATCGCCGTCGTGTCGGCCGGGCTGAGCCGCAGGGCGCAGCGCCTGGTCGTCATGGACGTGGACTCGACGCTCATCCAGGACGAGGTCATCGAGCTCTTCGCCGCCCATGCCGGCTGCGAGTCCGAGGTCGCCGCCGTGACCGAGCAGGCGATGCGCGGCGAGCTCGACTTCGAGCAGTCCCTGCACGCACGCGTGGCGCTGCTGGCCGGGCTCGACGTGTCGGTGGTGGAGAAGGTGCGGGCGGAGGTGCGGCTGACCCCCGGGGCCCGCACCCTGATCCGGACGCTCAAGCGGCTGGGCTACCAAGTGGGCGTGGTCTCGGGCGGCTTCACCCAGGTCACGGACGACCTCAAGGAGCGCCTCGGGCTGGACTTCGCCTCCGCCAACACGCTGGAGGTCGTCGACGGCAAGCTCACCGGCCGGGTCGTGGGCGACATCGTGGACCGGGCGGGCAAGGCCCGGCTGCTGCGCAGCTTCGCGGAGCAGGCGGGGGTGCCGCTGGCGCAGACGGTGGCCATCGGCGACGGCGCGAACGATCTGGACATGCTCAACACCGCCGGCCTCGGGGTCGCCTTCAACGCCAAGCCGGTCGTCCGCCGGGCCGCCCACACGGCGGTGAACGTCCCGTTCCTGGACACGGTGCTGTATCTGCTCGGGATCACCCGCGAGGAGGTCGAGGCCGCCGACGGCCTCGTGGACTGA